The DNA segment ACCTGCAAGTGAAACTTGCAAATTGATTTTATGGTCGCTCGACACAACTCTACTCGACAGCGCCTAGTGCAAGCAGCACTTCAACTGTTTGCTGCTCAGGGGGTGACGGAAACGACAACTCGACAGATTGCTGAATTGGCTGAAGTGAATGAAGTAACGTTATTCCGTCAATTTGGAAGTAAGCAGGGCTTGCTTCTAGCCGTGATGGAGGAAGCAGAAGTTTTTACACAACTTGGGGAAGTTTTAGGGCAACAGGCAGATCAAATTCATAGTTTGGCTCAAGCACTGGAAGCTTATGCAGATGCTCATTTACGAGCGTTGGAGCAAATTCCTGAATTTGTGCGAAGTCTAGTAGGAGAAGCAGGACACTACCCAACAGAAAACCGACAAGCGATTGGGCGTGGACTTGCTCAAGTTCATCGCTACACTGTGCAATATTTAACCGTAGCCATGTCTGGTGAGCAGGTATCGCGCCTATCGGCACAGAAGTTGGCTAGTTTACTCAATACGTTGCTATTGGGGTATGCCGTAACTGAATTTACAACGGAATTTCATGAACTCTGGCAAAATAGAGAATCGTTTATTGCTGATTTAGTAGAGTTGTTTCTTGCTACTAATAGTGTTGAGGTAAATTCCGCAGAACAAGCTATCAATTTAGCTAGGGTTGAGCGCAATGTAACGGTAATAGAGGAAGTTTTAGATTTACCTGCTCCTTTAGTACGAACGATTCTGCAAAAGGCTCGCAAGTCTAATCCCCAAGATTATGCTCTAGTTTATGTGTTATTTGGCGCTGGTGTTAGTGCTGAAGAAATTGCTAGTATGTTGCGATCGCACTCTATTTTTGATCATCAGCAACATATACTGCAAGTACCTGGGAAACCAAGGCGGCAAGTTCCGCTAAATCAATGGATTATGGGATATCGCTATGGCACTTACACAAAAAATCCCCTCACCCAATGGCTAAAAACTCGCAAAGACGAGCAGTCAGCATTATTTATTGATGAGACTGGGAAACCGATGTCAGAAACAGAGGTACGCTTACGTTGGCAAGAAATTACTACTGATATCATTACACCATCAGGGCATATTCCAAGAATTGAACAAGCCCAGCAAACTTGGCGTGTTGAGATGTTGATGCGGGGAATGAATCTAGAAGGCTTAAGTATTTTGACAGGCTGTAACTTAGTACAATTGCAACCATATCTGCGACGAGTGCAAGAAAAGGCAGCATTGGAACAAGCCATCCAATTAGATCAACGTCCAGAGATGAAAATTGATCTTTCTGGTGGATAGATATCGTAGCCTTAGTTAAATTTTAGAGAATTAACCACAGATATCCACAGATGCACACAGATAAACACAGATGTAATAACTGATTTGTGCAATAAGTTTCAGGAAACTTGCTATTAATTGGCATTACTCTTCAAATTCAGGCTATCCCCAGGTATTGAAGGCCACCTAATCGTCAAAATAGTAGAATCAATCTCGGCGCACCAATGATGCGCTACACCTGGTAACCAAAGAACGTAGTCACCTTCGCTCTTTAGTACAACCTCTTGATCTAGGAATTGTATACGAAATCGCCCACTAATCAGGATAGAAAGTGTAGTTGCTTCCGTATTCGTTGCCCACTCTGGTCTACCTTCTCCTGCTTTGTGGACAGCCCATTTCACTTCTAGATTAGATAGCGAACGAGGATCATCAGCCGGAGTGATAAAGTGACCCATGAACCAACCCCTACGCATTTCTCCTTCAGCGAGGGCGTTTCCTACGACAACATTAGGCGACATGAGTTGATTTTCTCTTAACTAATTAATGGCACTAAAATACGTCCTAAGTTGCCGGAGTTATTATAGCGTTCCAACACATCCACAGCGATCACTTCTGCTTTACCCGCCTCCACCAAAGCCACAGTTGCACCCCCAAACCCCGCACCCGTCAATCGTGCGCCAAATACTCCTGAAGTTTCCTGCAATATCGCCACTAGGGTATCCAATGCTGGTACAGAAACCTCGTAATCATCGCGCAAACTGGCGTGGGAAGCATTCATCAACTCACCAAAACGTTGAACTGATACTCCCTGGATAACTTCCAGCACTCGGTTGTTTTCCGTAACCACATGACGAGCGCGACGGCGTAGTGGCTCAGGTAAATCTTCTACAGCTTGCGGATCTGTAATATCCCTCAAAGCCTTAACTCTTAGCAAATGTGCAGCTTGCTCACATTCGGATCTGCGCTGGTTATATCCACTCGTTGCTAGGGTACGAGGTACACCGCTATCTATTACGACAATTTCTGCACCAGTAGGGAGAGGCAAAACTTGAGATTCAAGCGATCGCGTATCCAGAAACAGAATATGTTCAGTATCAGCTAAACTTGATGCCATCTGATCCATAATTCCGCATTGCACACCAGCATAATGAATTTCTGCTTGCTGTGCTATTTCAGCAATATGTACATCATTAATAGGTAGATCGAGGAGCGATCGCAACCCCCTTAATGTTGCAACTTCCAAAGCTGCACTACTCGACAAACCCGAACCAATAGGTACAGATGAACTGACGTGCAGATTTATAGACGGAATAGTGTAGCCTTCTTTCTCTAAAAGCTGTACACACCCAAATACATAACTAGCAAATCCAGACGGCGTAGAGTTGGTATCTAAAATAGTTACCTGTTCATCTAAATCTGCTGAGTAAAAGTGATGCTGTGCATCGGTACTCAAACCTAGCTGTACCCTAGTACGTTGAGGAATCGCTGTAGGCAATACAAAGCCATCATTGTAATCAGTGTGTTCGCCAAGTAAATTTACTCGCCCTGGTGCGCTGGCTTCTATTTCATTTTCTTGACCAAATATTTCTTGAAAGTTTTTCATAATTTTTGATGGTTATAAAAATCTTTAAGTTTACACCGCGAATACTGTTGAGCGACTACCAAATACACACGCTCAACAGCATGATTTTTTGTTCCAAAATACTGTAATAGCGTTAATTTCTTAAAGTCTTTGCAAAAGTAAATTTCATTCTCATATTTATCTGTGTTTATCTGTGTGCATCTGTGGTTAATTAATCCAAATTCTCTCTTCTGTAAAAGCTCTATTAAGCGTTAACCAAGCTCCAAAGGCATAGGGCGCAACCTTCCTGCTACCTCAACACTATGCCAATTGGGATCGAAAGTTAAATTTTCTAGCTTTCCATCCTCAAGAATCACAAAAGTATCTTCTATCTTTGTTCCTGATAAACTAGGATTCCAAGCAACAGCCATATTTTCCCTTAATACATCGCTAGTACCTGGATTGGCAACAATTTCTCTAGCTAAATATCCTGTAGTTCCCCCTTGGTGATGTTCGTGGATGGCATTAGGATATCCATGCTGCTGATATACTTGAGCCAAAGCATCGTACACACTATTAAGCGGTGTCTCAGGTTTGCATAAATTCAAAACTTCTGCTTCAACTTCCCTAACATGACGGTGCAAATCTGACTTTTGGCTTGAAAGCGCACCAAATGAGACAAATCGAGTGAGATTGGCATACAAGCCATATCCCCTCGCGCAAAATACCATCATCGCCTCCCGTCCAATTTCTTCTCCTGTCGCTGTAGCATGACGGTAAAGCGGTAAACGCCTCTCGCCAGCTACTAAAGTAAGAGTTGGATGCAACCCTCGCGCCCACAATGCTTCTGCACCTGCTCCGGCTAACTGGTATTCTGTCCAGTTAGGCTGGGCTTTTGAAAGCACCTCAGTCATAGCTTCACTAGCCTTGCGCCCTATCTGGCGATAACGCTCAATTTCAGTGGGCATCAGCACGCGCTTATGATTTAATAGTGATTGTGGTAGCGATCGCTCATTTTTGGTGGGGCGATCACTCAATATTAATCCCCCTTCAGTCACCTCAGTAACAAAAAACTCGCGCACTGCCGCATCTGCCCAAGGGTTGATATTTAGCTGGAAATTATCACTTAATTCTTCATCTGAGAAGCGTGTTGCTTCAATTTCGTCAGTTAATACCCAAGCATCTTGGAAAGTTACTAATATTTCTGCTACCCCCGTTTCCGCAGCCAGCAATACTGTACTAGAACCGCCAGCAGTTGCCCATGCAAACCAGTCTGTACCCCGCAAGCGGATTCCCTTGGCATTAGTTTCGTTCAATGTGTCGCGGATTAAACCAAGCTTTAATGAAACTTCTTCATTTAATGGTTTCATAACGGTTAATTAGATAAAAATAATGGATCTCCCGCCATAACTCATGAAAAAGGTTTATCGGAGTACCTAGATTTGGGGACGGGTTCAATTGGTTGGTATTTTTGTAGGATACCTAGATCTACGTGAATTCGCCCCTACAATAAGATTTATTTATCACCAAAATTAAAATTTGGTGGCTACCAATCTAAGGTGGGACAATTTGGGCTACCTATATATCGCCCTGCCCCCTTGCCATATAGCATAATTTCAACCATCTTTTTGACTGGATGCAGGGAAAGAAACTTTAAAGATGCTGTTCAAAGATTGGTAACTAATCTCACACTTTTTCAAACATTTCCTCGCTTCTACCCTTGAAATTTCAGCACCAGTGCGCCCCACGAGAAACCCGCAGCACTACTAGCTAAAACAACTATATTACCTGGTTGAATTTGCTTTAGCTCTAAGAGTTTAGCTAATCCTAAAAAAGTATCTGATGCCCCTAAATGACCATATTCTTTAAGCGATACAAAAGTTTGGGTATCCTTTAAACCTAAATTTGAGAGTATATATTTGCACAAGCTTTTTTTGACTTGGTTAGTCAAAACAAAATTTAAATCCTTAATTCCATAACCGCTTTTACTAAGTGCTGTTTCAATCACATTGACATAATTTTTTAGATAGGTTTTTGAAAAAATATTATTAAGTTCAACTGGATCAGCAATTTGGATGTAATTTAGGGTAGAATCTTCATATTGTGAGGCAAAAAAAGGTAGTTTAGTACCCCCAAGAGGAATTTTGACAAAATCAGCCAATTGTCCCTCCGTGACAGCATGATAAGATAAAATTTGATTAGTTAATTCATTTTTCTTTAAAATAGCTGCGGCGGCTCCATCGGCAAAGAGAAATAATGATGTAGCATTAGGGTCTGAGTAATTTACTAAAGAAGATAATTTATCACTACAAATAACCAAAGCATAAGTTAAATCTGGGTCGTGTAACATATTGCGACATAGGTGAATTCCTAAATTGCCACTGTTACAAAAATTTCTGACTTCAAAAGCAAATGCGTTAGTAGCTCCAAGTTCAGCTTGAATCTTAGCCGCAGGCGACCAAAATCTGTAATCATAGTCTCCAGCACTACAATAAGCGATAATGTTAATCTGTTCGGGAGAGATTCCAGCCTGATTGATGGCGATTCTTGCTGCATAAATTCCCATGTCACTGGGATGCTCATTACTATCAGCAACCGCTTTTTGTTCCATGCCAATTTTTTCAGTCAAAACTTCCACAGGTAAATTACCTAGTTGGGCTATTTCTCTACTGGTCATCACTCCTGAAGGGATATAGTAACCCAGTGCTGCGATACCAATTGAAGGGTAAGATGAAATCGGGAATGAGTTAGCATTCATTGGGGAGTTTAAAAGGTAGTAAATATAATTTACTGAAAACAAAGCAAAATTGATTTAAAAACCAATCAGAAAAATTTTTACAAATATAGCACTTGAAGTAAAGACTAGGAAAAATTGTAGGGGTAAAACTTAGACAGATCAAGTAAAGTGAAAGCTATTAAAACCTAGTGGTTTTAAGTTGAGAAACTTTAACAATTTTGAAGTGCGACTTGG comes from the Oculatellaceae cyanobacterium genome and includes:
- a CDS encoding TetR/AcrR family transcriptional regulator — protein: MVARHNSTRQRLVQAALQLFAAQGVTETTTRQIAELAEVNEVTLFRQFGSKQGLLLAVMEEAEVFTQLGEVLGQQADQIHSLAQALEAYADAHLRALEQIPEFVRSLVGEAGHYPTENRQAIGRGLAQVHRYTVQYLTVAMSGEQVSRLSAQKLASLLNTLLLGYAVTEFTTEFHELWQNRESFIADLVELFLATNSVEVNSAEQAINLARVERNVTVIEEVLDLPAPLVRTILQKARKSNPQDYALVYVLFGAGVSAEEIASMLRSHSIFDHQQHILQVPGKPRRQVPLNQWIMGYRYGTYTKNPLTQWLKTRKDEQSALFIDETGKPMSETEVRLRWQEITTDIITPSGHIPRIEQAQQTWRVEMLMRGMNLEGLSILTGCNLVQLQPYLRRVQEKAALEQAIQLDQRPEMKIDLSGG
- the galK gene encoding galactokinase — translated: MKNFQEIFGQENEIEASAPGRVNLLGEHTDYNDGFVLPTAIPQRTRVQLGLSTDAQHHFYSADLDEQVTILDTNSTPSGFASYVFGCVQLLEKEGYTIPSINLHVSSSVPIGSGLSSSAALEVATLRGLRSLLDLPINDVHIAEIAQQAEIHYAGVQCGIMDQMASSLADTEHILFLDTRSLESQVLPLPTGAEIVVIDSGVPRTLATSGYNQRRSECEQAAHLLRVKALRDITDPQAVEDLPEPLRRRARHVVTENNRVLEVIQGVSVQRFGELMNASHASLRDDYEVSVPALDTLVAILQETSGVFGARLTGAGFGGATVALVEAGKAEVIAVDVLERYNNSGNLGRILVPLIS
- a CDS encoding M24 family metallopeptidase, with translation MKPLNEEVSLKLGLIRDTLNETNAKGIRLRGTDWFAWATAGGSSTVLLAAETGVAEILVTFQDAWVLTDEIEATRFSDEELSDNFQLNINPWADAAVREFFVTEVTEGGLILSDRPTKNERSLPQSLLNHKRVLMPTEIERYRQIGRKASEAMTEVLSKAQPNWTEYQLAGAGAEALWARGLHPTLTLVAGERRLPLYRHATATGEEIGREAMMVFCARGYGLYANLTRFVSFGALSSQKSDLHRHVREVEAEVLNLCKPETPLNSVYDALAQVYQQHGYPNAIHEHHQGGTTGYLAREIVANPGTSDVLRENMAVAWNPSLSGTKIEDTFVILEDGKLENLTFDPNWHSVEVAGRLRPMPLELG
- a CDS encoding 3-oxoacyl-[acyl-carrier-protein] synthase III C-terminal domain-containing protein, giving the protein MNANSFPISSYPSIGIAALGYYIPSGVMTSREIAQLGNLPVEVLTEKIGMEQKAVADSNEHPSDMGIYAARIAINQAGISPEQINIIAYCSAGDYDYRFWSPAAKIQAELGATNAFAFEVRNFCNSGNLGIHLCRNMLHDPDLTYALVICSDKLSSLVNYSDPNATSLFLFADGAAAAILKKNELTNQILSYHAVTEGQLADFVKIPLGGTKLPFFASQYEDSTLNYIQIADPVELNNIFSKTYLKNYVNVIETALSKSGYGIKDLNFVLTNQVKKSLCKYILSNLGLKDTQTFVSLKEYGHLGASDTFLGLAKLLELKQIQPGNIVVLASSAAGFSWGALVLKFQG